The Paenibacillus thermoaerophilus genomic sequence GTTTTTCAGCGAATAAAACATGCCGCGATCCCCCGAACAAATGCCTGTGATGTCTATCGAGCCCCGAATTGGCGCCCCGCCGCAAATATAAAGCGCTTCATTTGCGGATGAGCCTAGTTTACCTGATGGATGGAGCGTTTGCACCGATTTTATCTAGCAAAAAACCTGCGCACCCCGTCATTTCACGGCGTACACAGGTTTTCTTTTGGACACCGGCCGATTGCGCGAAGCCGACGCGCCTTTCCTTACCCTTTCACCGAGCCGGCCGCGATGCCTTCGACAATCCGGTTGCTCAGCAGAATAAAAGCGAGCAGGATCGGCAGGATGCTGATCATCAGCGTCGCGCCGATGGCGCCCCAGTCTGTCGTATATTGGCCGACGAAGTTTTGCACGCCGACCGTTAACGTCTTGTATTTGTCCGAGCTGATAAACGTATTGACGAAGATAAACTCGTTCCAGTTATAAATCATATTGATGATGACGGCCGTCGTCACGACCGAGGAGGTCATCGGCAGCGTAATGCTCGCAAACAGCCTGTACACGGAGCAGCCGTCCATGACGGCCGCTTCCTCCACCTCGCGCGGCAGCGAGTAATAAAAGCCCAGCATAATCATGATCGTAATCGGCAAGTTGAAGGCGATATACGACAAGATTAAGGACAACGGATGATTGATCAACTGCAGCTTCGTAAACAGGCTGAACAGAGGGATCAGCGTCGAGTGGACGGGAATCATCAGCCCCACCATAAACAAACCGAGCGTAAACGACCGCAGCTTCCACCTCATCCGCGTGACGGCAAATGTCACGAGGCTTGCCAAGGCCACCGTTACCGCGACGGCTACGGCCGTAATCCAGACGCTGTTCATAAAATACCGGCTGATCTGCCCCTGCGTCCATACTTTCTCGTAATTTTCCCAGCGCAGCTTCTCCGGCAGCGCGAACGGAGCCAACTGGAACACTTCCTGACTGTTTTTCAGAGAGAACAACAACAGCCATAGCAGGGGAAGCACTTGAAGGACGGCAACGGCGGTTAACACCGCGTACAGC encodes the following:
- a CDS encoding carbohydrate ABC transporter permease, with the translated sequence MNGETILTQRAKPGVRRNKLPERMGYGLLYAVLTAVAVLQVLPLLWLLLFSLKNSQEVFQLAPFALPEKLRWENYEKVWTQGQISRYFMNSVWITAVAVAVTVALASLVTFAVTRMRWKLRSFTLGLFMVGLMIPVHSTLIPLFSLFTKLQLINHPLSLILSYIAFNLPITIMIMLGFYYSLPREVEEAAVMDGCSVYRLFASITLPMTSSVVTTAVIINMIYNWNEFIFVNTFISSDKYKTLTVGVQNFVGQYTTDWGAIGATLMISILPILLAFILLSNRIVEGIAAGSVKG